The Dendropsophus ebraccatus isolate aDenEbr1 chromosome 3, aDenEbr1.pat, whole genome shotgun sequence genome includes a region encoding these proteins:
- the LOC138785326 gene encoding T-box protein VegT-like, whose product MLSMPDVKPATDMDCATNQDSLYLPNSVTASLEDLELWSQFHQEGTEMIITKSGRRMFPQCKIRLYGLHPYTKYVVLVDFVPLDNCRYKWNKNQWEAAGKAEPHPPCRTYIHPDSPAPGAHWMKDVICFQKLKLTNNTLDQHGHIILHSMHRYKPRFHVIQSDDVYNTRWGLLQVFSFPETEFTAVTAYQNEKITKLKIDHNPFAKGFREQDRGHKRDDLLKIVPQSPSKRQKRKKWDNGPEADEDRCKVARVKEEPADVSTGVYAQWVPDHEGSQNMVPNSPDLTGSPSQEQQVPSSSSSYLYRSPNRRYLQPLPNSLDSCEAQGRRLTPDVATVPDPDAFQVPSFHSMHPAQDRSGVMNIPIETPTRQSLRGPMYSPYGAEQWMVPTQGQYRPMSYSYPTEFSTQGAVAHNSMSDWSQYSLFPYTCW is encoded by the exons ATGCTCTCTATGCCTG ATGTGAAACCAGCAACAGACATGGACTGTGCCACCAATCAAGATTCCCTGTATCTTCCCAACTCTGTGACTGCATCCCTGGAGGACTTGGAGCTATGGAGCCAGTTCCATCAGGAAGGGACAGAGATGATCATCACCAAATCTGGACG GCGGATGTTCCCACAGTGCAAGATTAGACTGTATGGACTGCATCCTTACACTAAATATGTGGTGCTGGTAGACTTTGTCCCCCTGGACAACTGCAGATACAAG TGGAACAAGAATCAATGGGAGGCTGCCGGAAAAGCAGAACCGCACCCACCGTGCAGGACCTATATTCACCCGGACTCGCCGGCCCCTGGTGCCCACTGGATGAAGGATGTCATCTGCTTCCAAAAACTAAAACTTACCAATAACACGCTGGACCAACATGGACAT atcaTCTTGCATTCAATGCACAGATACAAGCCCAGGTTCCATGTCATCCAGTCCGATGATGTGTACAACACCCGCTGGGGGTTACTGCAGGTCTTCAGCTTCCCAGAGACAGAGTTTACTGCAGTAACAGCTTACCAAAATGAAAAG ATCACAAAATTAAAAATTGACCACAATCCATTTGCTAAAGGATTTCGGGAACAGGACAGAGGCCACAAAAG GGATGACCTCCTGAAGATTGTGCCACAAAGTCCAAGCAAACGTCAGAAAAGAAAGAAGTGGGATAACGGTCCTGAAGCAGATGAAG ATCGTTGTAAAGTTGCGCGAGTGAAGGAAGAACCCGCCGATGTTTCTACAGGAGTATATGCACAATGGGTACCAGATCATGAAGGAAGCCAAAACATGGTCCCCAACTCCCCAGATTTGACAGGTTCTCCAAGCCAAGAACAGCAAGTTCCTTCATCTTCCTCCAGTTATTTGTATAG AAGTCCAAACAGAAGATATCTTCAGCCACTTCCAAACTCTTTGGATTCATGTGAAGCACAAGGCAGACGTCTTACACCAGATGTTGCGACAGTACCTGATCCCGATGCTTTCCAGGTGCCCTCATTCCATTCGATGCATCCTGCACAGGATCGCTCCGGTGTAATGAACATTCCCATTGAAACGCCAACAAGACAAAGTCTGCGAGGACCCATGTATAGCCCATATGGAGCAGAACAGTGGATGGTTCCCACACAAGGGCAGTATCGCCCTATGAGCTACTCCTATCCAACAGAATTTAGCACACAGGGTGCAGTTGCCCACAATAGCATGTCAGACTGGAGCCAATATTCCTTGTTCCCGTATACTTGCTGGTAA